A region from the Lysobacter sp. BMK333-48F3 genome encodes:
- a CDS encoding NTP transferase domain-containing protein gives MPIPRSELTLGILAGGRASRLGGLDKAWLQRDGEAQVLRLVRRFRERVGAVRISANRDLARYQAHGLSAVRDSLNEVGPFGGLDALAAACATPWLFTLPVDAVDAAPELLPALIAAQDGQGAYAVDDDGVQPLFALWPAAPLRQALAQAAEYDRWAVRELQAALGMAALRLDGLRFGNLNTPDDLAAAGFVPDPDR, from the coding sequence ATGCCGATCCCGCGTTCCGAACTGACCCTGGGCATCCTCGCCGGCGGCCGCGCCAGCCGGCTGGGCGGGCTGGACAAGGCCTGGCTGCAGCGCGACGGCGAAGCCCAGGTGCTGCGCCTGGTGCGGCGTTTCCGCGAACGGGTCGGCGCGGTGAGGATCAGCGCCAACCGCGATCTGGCGCGCTACCAAGCGCACGGCCTGAGCGCGGTGCGCGACAGCTTGAACGAGGTCGGCCCGTTCGGCGGCCTGGACGCCCTGGCGGCGGCCTGCGCGACGCCGTGGTTGTTCACCTTGCCGGTCGATGCGGTCGATGCCGCGCCGGAACTGCTGCCGGCGCTGATCGCCGCGCAGGACGGGCAGGGCGCCTACGCGGTCGACGACGACGGCGTGCAGCCGCTGTTCGCGCTGTGGCCGGCCGCGCCGCTGCGGCAGGCGCTGGCCCAGGCGGCCGAATACGACCGCTGGGCGGTGCGCGAACTGCAGGCCGCACTCGGCATGGCCGCATTGCGCCTGGATGGCCTACGCTTCGGCAACCTCAATACGCCCGACGACCTGGCCGCGGCCGGTTTCGTGCCCGATCCGGACCGCTGA
- a CDS encoding RodZ domain-containing protein: MMQSNEFAPEVGGSCGARLKQARIAAGLSIEDVATRLKMPARVVQSLETDDVALLGAPVFVRGQLRSYARLLGIDLEGQLAATPLASTAPSELVSHTHTPRYRRVFEQTTRRAIYIVLTAAIAVPVVIATRPHLGNQVAVQSLEMPAMPAAGDAGPAQHPAAAQAPQRTPLIASIAPLPTPASAPAQKTLSLNFTGESWIQVRGSDGRVLDEGTVQAGQTRSYALAEVAYVKLGNVPGVEVRKAGEAVDLAPFSRGSVARFTLSSDGSLAPASN; this comes from the coding sequence ATGATGCAGTCGAACGAATTCGCGCCTGAAGTCGGCGGAAGCTGCGGCGCGCGTCTGAAACAGGCCCGCATCGCGGCGGGGCTGTCCATCGAAGACGTCGCGACGCGCTTGAAGATGCCGGCCCGCGTCGTGCAATCGCTGGAAACCGACGACGTCGCCTTGCTCGGCGCGCCGGTATTCGTGCGCGGCCAGCTGCGCAGCTATGCGCGCCTGCTCGGCATCGACCTGGAAGGCCAGCTCGCCGCGACCCCGCTGGCCTCGACCGCGCCGTCCGAACTGGTCAGCCACACCCACACCCCGCGCTACCGCCGGGTGTTCGAACAAACCACCCGCCGCGCCATCTACATCGTCCTGACCGCGGCGATCGCGGTGCCGGTGGTGATCGCGACCCGTCCGCACCTGGGCAACCAGGTCGCGGTGCAGTCGCTGGAAATGCCGGCCATGCCGGCCGCCGGCGACGCCGGTCCGGCCCAGCATCCGGCCGCGGCGCAGGCGCCGCAGCGCACCCCGCTGATCGCCTCGATCGCGCCCTTGCCCACGCCGGCATCGGCGCCGGCGCAGAAGACGCTGAGCCTGAACTTCACCGGCGAAAGCTGGATCCAGGTGCGCGGCAGCGACGGCCGGGTGCTCGACGAAGGCACCGTGCAGGCCGGCCAGACCCGCAGCTACGCGCTGGCCGAGGTCGCTTACGTGAAGCTCGGCAACGTGCCGGGAGTGGAAGTGCGCAAGGCGGGCGAAGCGGTCGATCTGGCTCCGTTCAGCCGCGGAAGCGTGGCCCGCTTTACGCTATCCTCTGACGGTTCCCTCGCGCCGGCCTCGAACTGA
- the glp gene encoding gephyrin-like molybdotransferase Glp → MTDFPTGLPFDEAMAIVAEVAAAHRLDSETLSLGRSHGRVLARDVEAVLSLPPFDNSAMDGYAFRHADLDGESTPMRVIGEQFAGLAGDWRLGPGECVRITTGAPLPTGADTVAIKENVRLDGDAALIPAGPLGHHVRYAGEDVREGERLLQAGQVLTPARVSLAASLGLSALEVRRRPTAAVFTSGDELVEPGMPLRPGQIYDSNRELLMGLLRADGLEPTAWPRLPDDPKQVEIALRDAACAFDLVFTCGAVSAGEKDHIPPVLGEFGRIHLWKVRMRPGMPLLFASMDQARLLGLPGNPVSVLATYLTFGRALVDGLQGRSEPRPRLRARLVGGIDKTHPRREFVRARLRSDEDGVLWVDPNPATGSHRLRAAAESEALMMVPEGPQRLGEGAVMEVWPYALG, encoded by the coding sequence ATGACCGATTTCCCGACCGGGTTGCCGTTCGACGAGGCGATGGCGATCGTAGCCGAGGTCGCCGCCGCTCACCGGCTCGACAGCGAAACCCTGTCGTTGGGACGCAGCCACGGCCGCGTCCTGGCCCGCGACGTCGAGGCCGTCCTGTCGCTGCCGCCGTTCGACAACAGCGCGATGGACGGCTACGCGTTCCGCCATGCCGACCTCGACGGCGAGTCGACCCCGATGCGGGTGATCGGCGAACAGTTCGCCGGGCTCGCCGGCGACTGGCGGCTGGGGCCGGGCGAGTGCGTGCGCATCACCACCGGCGCGCCGCTGCCGACCGGCGCCGATACGGTCGCGATCAAGGAGAACGTGCGCCTGGACGGCGATGCGGCGCTGATTCCGGCCGGCCCGCTGGGCCATCACGTGCGCTATGCCGGCGAAGACGTGCGCGAAGGCGAGCGGCTGCTGCAGGCCGGGCAGGTGCTGACCCCAGCGCGGGTGTCGCTGGCCGCCTCGCTGGGGCTGTCCGCGTTGGAGGTGCGGCGGCGCCCGACCGCAGCGGTGTTCACCAGCGGCGACGAACTGGTCGAGCCCGGCATGCCGCTGCGGCCAGGGCAGATCTACGACAGCAACCGCGAGCTGCTGATGGGCCTGTTGCGCGCCGACGGCCTGGAGCCGACCGCCTGGCCGCGCCTGCCCGACGATCCCAAGCAGGTCGAGATCGCGCTGCGCGATGCGGCCTGCGCGTTCGATCTGGTGTTCACCTGCGGCGCGGTCTCGGCCGGGGAGAAGGACCATATCCCCCCGGTGCTCGGCGAGTTCGGCCGGATCCATCTGTGGAAGGTGCGCATGCGCCCGGGCATGCCGCTGCTGTTCGCCAGCATGGACCAGGCGCGGCTGCTGGGCTTGCCCGGCAATCCGGTGTCGGTGCTGGCGACTTACCTGACCTTCGGCCGCGCCCTGGTCGACGGCCTGCAGGGCCGCAGCGAGCCGCGGCCGCGCTTGCGCGCGCGCCTGGTCGGCGGCATCGACAAGACCCATCCGCGGCGCGAGTTCGTGCGTGCGCGCTTGCGCAGCGACGAGGACGGCGTGCTGTGGGTCGACCCGAATCCCGCCACCGGCTCGCACCGGCTGCGCGCCGCGGCCGAGTCGGAGGCGCTGATGATGGTGCCGGAAGGGCCGCAGCGACTGGGCGAGGGCGCGGTGATGGAGGTTTGGCCTTACGCGTTGGGGTGA
- the moeB gene encoding molybdopterin-synthase adenylyltransferase MoeB, with amino-acid sequence MAPEQISPAQARARQQAGAILVDVREAHERAAGQAEHALGVAKDALEADPQAFLPDRGAEIVLICQSGARSLRAAQALLDAGYARVASVDGGTGAWIADGLPLADLKQSEAERDFYDRYSRHLRLPEVGEAGQRKLQAARVAMVGAGGLGSPAAFYLAAAGVGTLVLADDDVVDRSNLQRQILHTEQRIGTAKVESAKIALQALNPRVRVETFAERISADNVERLIGAADVVFDGADNFPVRYLLNDACVKLAKPLVYGAIHRFEGQVSLFDAGRHRGERPCYRCLFPEPPPPEAAPNCAEAGVLGVLPGVIGLIQATEVVKLILGLGEPLAGRLLHFDALGLRFRETRLRPDPDCPVCAPGRPFPGYIDYQAFCSAH; translated from the coding sequence ATGGCCCCCGAGCAGATTTCCCCCGCGCAGGCGCGCGCCCGCCAGCAGGCCGGCGCGATCCTGGTCGACGTGCGCGAGGCGCACGAGCGCGCGGCCGGCCAGGCCGAGCATGCGCTCGGCGTGGCCAAGGACGCGCTGGAGGCTGATCCGCAGGCCTTCCTGCCCGATCGCGGCGCCGAGATCGTGCTGATCTGCCAGTCCGGCGCGCGCTCGCTGCGCGCCGCGCAGGCCTTGCTCGACGCCGGCTACGCGCGCGTGGCCTCGGTCGACGGCGGCACCGGCGCCTGGATCGCCGACGGCCTGCCGCTGGCCGACCTGAAGCAGTCCGAGGCCGAGCGCGATTTCTACGATCGTTACTCGCGCCATCTGCGCCTGCCCGAGGTCGGCGAAGCCGGCCAGCGCAAGCTGCAGGCGGCGCGGGTGGCGATGGTCGGCGCCGGCGGCCTGGGCTCGCCGGCGGCGTTCTACCTGGCCGCGGCCGGGGTCGGCACCCTGGTCCTGGCCGACGACGACGTGGTCGACCGCAGCAACCTGCAACGGCAGATCCTGCACACCGAGCAGCGCATCGGCACGGCCAAGGTCGAGTCGGCGAAGATCGCCCTGCAAGCGCTCAACCCGCGGGTGCGGGTGGAGACCTTCGCCGAACGCATCAGCGCCGACAACGTCGAGCGCCTGATCGGCGCGGCCGACGTGGTGTTCGACGGCGCCGACAATTTCCCGGTGCGATATCTGCTCAACGACGCCTGCGTCAAGCTCGCCAAGCCGCTGGTGTACGGCGCGATCCATCGCTTCGAAGGCCAGGTCAGCCTGTTCGACGCCGGCCGCCATCGCGGCGAGCGGCCCTGCTACCGCTGCCTGTTCCCCGAGCCGCCGCCGCCGGAAGCGGCGCCGAACTGCGCCGAGGCCGGCGTGCTGGGCGTGCTGCCGGGGGTGATCGGGCTGATCCAGGCCACCGAAGTGGTCAAGCTGATCCTCGGCCTGGGCGAGCCGCTGGCCGGGCGCCTGCTGCATTTCGACGCGTTGGGCCTGCGCTTCCGCGAGACCCGCCTGCGTCCGGACCCGGATTGCCCGGTGTGCGCGCCGGGCCGGCCATTCCCCGGCTATATCGATTACCAAGCCTTCTGCAGTGCGCATTGA
- the aroQ gene encoding gamma subclass chorismate mutase AroQ, which yields MRIERLLLACLLAAGFPASARPPGSTALERLAELSAQRLQLADRVAASKRRSGKPVEDAARESDQLQRLGEAAVARGLPREAATGFFRAQFEANKLIQYRLLGEPPRRDEAAADLDAIRAQLNRLNEQLLDALGPGLGEATGADCTARSRQARERAARRQRLDELHRIALSRAFGDLCRRP from the coding sequence GTGCGCATTGAGCGGTTGCTGCTGGCCTGCCTGCTGGCGGCAGGCTTTCCGGCCTCGGCGCGACCGCCTGGGTCGACGGCACTGGAGCGCCTGGCCGAACTGAGCGCGCAACGGCTGCAACTGGCCGATCGGGTCGCGGCGAGCAAGCGTCGCAGCGGCAAGCCGGTCGAAGACGCGGCGCGCGAAAGCGATCAGCTGCAGCGGCTCGGCGAGGCCGCCGTCGCGCGCGGGCTGCCGCGCGAGGCCGCGACCGGTTTCTTCCGCGCCCAGTTCGAAGCCAACAAGCTGATCCAGTACCGCCTGCTCGGCGAACCGCCGCGGCGCGACGAGGCCGCGGCCGACCTGGACGCGATCCGCGCGCAGTTGAATCGGCTCAACGAGCAACTGCTCGACGCCCTCGGGCCGGGACTGGGCGAAGCCACAGGCGCGGACTGTACGGCGCGGTCGCGGCAGGCGCGCGAGCGGGCGGCGCGGCGGCAGCGCCTGGACGAGTTGCACCGCATCGCCCTGAGCCGCGCGTTCGGCGATCTGTGCCGCCGGCCCTAG
- a CDS encoding tetratricopeptide repeat protein, giving the protein MAIDDLLDEHEQSERVLAWLRANGAALIGGVALGLAAIGGWKWWGNHQLEQHTRGANQFQTAVDALEAKDKAAAAKVKALPPGMYQTLAMLDLAKSQIEAGQRDAAIATLKSIKTEDAAIAEIVNQRLARLLIDAKQPAEAIKLLAKSSTAMAIEVRGDAQFALGKAEQARTEYSAALAKLDAESPRRRLLELKLTEAGGTPVKPEAKS; this is encoded by the coding sequence ATGGCAATTGACGATCTGCTCGACGAACACGAACAAAGCGAACGCGTACTGGCCTGGTTGCGCGCCAACGGCGCGGCCCTGATCGGCGGCGTCGCCCTCGGCCTGGCCGCGATCGGCGGCTGGAAGTGGTGGGGCAACCACCAGCTCGAGCAGCACACCCGCGGCGCCAATCAGTTCCAGACCGCGGTCGACGCGCTCGAAGCCAAGGACAAGGCTGCGGCCGCCAAGGTCAAGGCGCTGCCGCCGGGCATGTACCAGACCCTGGCCATGCTCGACCTGGCCAAGAGCCAGATCGAAGCCGGCCAGCGCGACGCGGCCATCGCCACCTTGAAGTCGATCAAGACCGAGGACGCGGCGATCGCCGAGATCGTCAACCAGCGCCTGGCGCGTCTGCTGATCGACGCCAAGCAACCGGCCGAAGCGATCAAGCTGCTGGCCAAGTCGAGCACCGCGATGGCGATCGAAGTCCGCGGCGACGCCCAGTTCGCCCTCGGCAAGGCCGAGCAGGCGCGCACCGAGTACAGCGCCGCCCTGGCCAAGCTCGACGCCGAGTCGCCGCGCCGCCGCCTGCTCGAACTCAAGCTCACCGAAGCCGGCGGCACGCCGGTCAAGCCCGAGGCCAAGTCTTGA
- the rlmN gene encoding 23S rRNA (adenine(2503)-C(2))-methyltransferase RlmN translates to MAAKPAAAGSVVPDNGKTNLFDLDRTQLEDFFEQTLGEKRYRAHQVMKWIHHRYVTDFNDMTDLGKALRAKLEAHAQVRAPMVVFDKPSADGTHKWLLGMDTKNAIEAVYIPDKGRGTLCVSSQVGCALNCQFCSTATQGFNRNLSTAEIIGQVWVAARHLGNVPHQQRKLTNVVMMGMGEPLANFDNVVRAMSIMRDDLGYGLANKRVTLSTAGMVPMIDKLGEVSDVSLAVSLHAPNDELRSELVPLNKKYPIAELMESCVRYALRKRGTSVTFEYTLMKGVNDQPTHARQLVRLLRQFDNAVQMKDAAKVNLIPFNPFPGTRFERPDDAAIRGFQKLLNEAGMIAPVRRTRGDDIDAACGQLKGQVMDRTRRQAEFRKQLQAQGLDKDVGDAAA, encoded by the coding sequence GTGGCGGCGAAGCCGGCCGCGGCCGGCTCCGTCGTGCCGGACAACGGCAAGACCAACCTGTTCGATCTCGACCGCACCCAGCTCGAGGATTTCTTCGAGCAGACCCTGGGCGAGAAGCGCTACCGCGCGCACCAGGTGATGAAGTGGATCCACCACCGCTACGTCACCGACTTCAACGACATGACCGACCTGGGCAAGGCGCTGCGCGCCAAGCTCGAGGCGCATGCGCAGGTGCGCGCGCCGATGGTCGTGTTCGACAAGCCCTCCGCCGACGGCACCCACAAGTGGCTGCTCGGCATGGACACCAAGAACGCCATCGAGGCGGTCTACATCCCCGACAAGGGCCGCGGCACGCTGTGCGTGTCCTCGCAGGTCGGCTGCGCGCTGAACTGCCAGTTCTGTTCGACCGCGACCCAGGGCTTCAACCGCAACCTGTCGACCGCCGAGATCATCGGCCAGGTCTGGGTCGCGGCGCGCCACCTCGGCAACGTCCCGCACCAGCAGCGCAAGCTCACCAACGTGGTGATGATGGGCATGGGCGAGCCGCTGGCGAATTTCGACAACGTGGTGCGGGCGATGAGCATCATGCGCGACGACCTGGGCTACGGCCTGGCCAACAAGCGCGTGACCCTGTCGACCGCCGGCATGGTGCCGATGATCGACAAGCTCGGCGAGGTCAGCGACGTGTCGCTGGCGGTGTCGCTGCACGCGCCCAACGACGAGCTGCGCAGCGAACTGGTGCCGCTCAACAAGAAATACCCGATCGCCGAGCTGATGGAGTCCTGCGTGCGCTACGCGCTGCGCAAGCGCGGCACCTCGGTGACCTTCGAGTACACCCTGATGAAGGGCGTCAACGACCAGCCGACCCACGCGCGGCAACTGGTCCGCCTGCTGCGCCAGTTCGACAACGCGGTGCAGATGAAGGACGCGGCCAAGGTCAACCTGATCCCGTTCAATCCTTTCCCCGGCACCCGCTTCGAGCGCCCGGACGATGCGGCGATCCGCGGCTTCCAGAAGCTGCTCAACGAGGCCGGCATGATCGCGCCGGTGCGCCGCACCCGCGGCGACGACATCGACGCGGCCTGCGGCCAGCTCAAAGGCCAGGTCATGGACCGCACCCGGCGCCAGGCCGAGTTCCGCAAACAACTGCAGGCCCAGGGCCTGGATAAGGACGTCGGCGATGCCGCAGCCTGA
- the pilW gene encoding type IV pilus biogenesis/stability protein PilW: MRIALLSALIVFAATACNRLSFIKPNMERKGFTQTSIDYEVGDKREYAGARAAAGRIQAAQRYLSLGERDNAAAELKQALKLDPKSAEAYSLMAVMAEQGGDNAKAGGYYRKAAELAPDRGAALNNYGVWLCANGRASEAMSWFDRTLADPRYPTPAVVLANSGACADQIGQGERADRDLRMALALDPNSAMALGAMAKRQLRLGKAFEARAFSERRLALQPVSAEALMTASQIEEKLGDTAAAARYVQRLRAEFPDAQGSGLGDGGR; the protein is encoded by the coding sequence TTGCGCATCGCGTTGCTGTCGGCCCTGATCGTATTCGCCGCCACCGCCTGCAACCGGCTGAGCTTCATCAAGCCGAACATGGAGCGCAAGGGCTTCACCCAGACCTCGATCGATTACGAGGTCGGCGACAAGCGCGAATACGCCGGCGCGCGCGCCGCCGCCGGCCGGATCCAGGCCGCGCAGCGCTACCTCTCGCTCGGCGAGCGCGACAACGCGGCGGCCGAACTCAAGCAGGCGCTCAAGCTCGACCCCAAGTCGGCCGAGGCTTACAGTCTGATGGCGGTGATGGCCGAGCAGGGTGGCGACAACGCCAAGGCCGGCGGTTACTACCGCAAGGCCGCCGAACTGGCGCCCGACCGCGGCGCCGCGCTCAACAACTACGGCGTGTGGCTGTGCGCCAACGGCCGCGCCAGCGAAGCGATGAGCTGGTTCGACCGCACCCTGGCCGACCCGCGCTATCCCACCCCGGCGGTGGTGCTGGCCAACAGCGGCGCCTGCGCCGACCAGATCGGCCAGGGCGAGCGCGCCGACCGCGACCTGCGCATGGCGCTGGCGCTGGATCCGAACAGCGCGATGGCCTTGGGCGCGATGGCCAAGCGCCAGCTGCGCCTGGGCAAGGCTTTCGAGGCGCGGGCTTTTTCTGAACGCCGGCTGGCGCTCCAACCGGTTTCAGCTGAAGCGCTGATGACTGCGTCACAGATCGAAGAAAAACTCGGCGACACGGCTGCCGCCGCGAGATACGTTCAGCGTCTGAGGGCGGAGTTCCCTGACGCGCAGGGCTCCGGATTGGGGGATGGCGGTAGGTGA
- the der gene encoding ribosome biogenesis GTPase Der has translation MLPLVALVGRPNVGKSTLFNALTRSRDALVHDEPGVTRDRHYGVCRPEGQRAFAVVDTGGIAGEDEGLAGATARQARAAAEEADLVLFVVDGREGASALDDEILAWLRKTARPTLLVVNKTDGIDAREAINDFARYGIRDAIAVSSAHRQGLDELLSEVLGRLPAEGSATELDNDPNRIRVAFIGRPNVGKSTLVNRLLGEERMIASDVPGTTRDSVAIDMERDGRLYRLVDTAGVRRKSKVEEAVEKFSIIKTLQAIEQCQVAVVMLDAGEGVTDQDASVLGYALDAGRALVVAVNKWDGQTEYQRQQTENLLIRKLAFVDWAEPVRISAKHGSGLRELFAAIHRAHASATTEIGTSEVTKALEIAYENNPPPVVRGHVAKLRFAHPAGTNPPTFVVHGTRLRTLADSYKRYLENFFRKRFKLVGTPVRFVFKDSSNPYEGKKNVLTERQVAKKRRMIRHVKRGK, from the coding sequence ATGCTCCCGCTCGTCGCCCTCGTTGGCCGGCCCAACGTCGGAAAATCCACCTTGTTCAACGCGCTCACGCGCAGCCGCGACGCGCTCGTCCACGACGAGCCCGGGGTGACCCGCGACCGCCACTACGGCGTGTGCCGGCCGGAAGGCCAGCGCGCGTTCGCGGTGGTCGACACCGGCGGCATCGCCGGCGAGGACGAGGGCCTGGCCGGCGCGACCGCGCGCCAGGCGCGCGCCGCCGCCGAGGAGGCCGACCTGGTGCTGTTCGTGGTCGACGGCCGCGAAGGCGCCTCGGCGCTGGACGACGAGATTCTGGCCTGGCTGCGCAAGACCGCGCGGCCGACCCTGCTGGTGGTCAACAAGACCGACGGCATCGACGCGCGCGAGGCGATCAACGACTTCGCCCGCTACGGCATCCGCGACGCGATCGCGGTGTCCTCGGCTCACCGCCAGGGCCTGGACGAGCTGTTGAGCGAGGTGCTGGGCCGTCTGCCGGCCGAAGGCAGCGCGACCGAGCTGGACAACGATCCCAACCGGATCCGGGTCGCCTTCATCGGCCGCCCCAACGTCGGCAAGTCGACCCTGGTCAACCGCCTGCTCGGCGAGGAGCGGATGATCGCTTCCGACGTACCGGGCACCACCCGCGACTCGGTCGCCATCGACATGGAGCGCGACGGCCGCCTGTACCGGCTGGTCGACACCGCCGGCGTGCGGCGCAAGTCCAAGGTCGAGGAAGCGGTGGAGAAGTTCTCGATCATCAAGACCCTGCAGGCGATCGAGCAGTGCCAGGTCGCGGTGGTCATGCTCGACGCCGGCGAAGGTGTCACCGACCAGGACGCCAGCGTGCTCGGCTACGCCCTCGACGCCGGCCGCGCGCTGGTGGTCGCGGTCAACAAGTGGGACGGGCAGACCGAATACCAGCGCCAGCAGACCGAGAACCTGCTGATCCGCAAGCTGGCCTTCGTCGACTGGGCCGAACCGGTGCGGATCAGCGCCAAGCACGGCTCCGGCCTGCGCGAGCTGTTCGCCGCGATCCATCGCGCGCACGCCTCGGCGACCACCGAGATCGGCACCAGCGAAGTCACCAAGGCCCTGGAAATCGCCTACGAAAACAACCCGCCGCCGGTGGTGCGCGGGCACGTGGCCAAGCTGCGCTTCGCCCATCCGGCCGGGACCAATCCGCCGACCTTCGTCGTCCACGGCACCCGCCTGCGCACCCTGGCCGACAGCTACAAGCGCTACCTGGAGAACTTCTTCCGCAAGCGCTTCAAGCTGGTCGGCACCCCGGTGCGGTTCGTGTTCAAGGACAGCAGCAACCCGTACGAAGGCAAGAAGAACGTGCTGACAGAGCGCCAGGTGGCGAAGAAGCGCCGCATGATCCGCCACGTCAAGCGCGGCAAGTAA
- the bamB gene encoding outer membrane protein assembly factor BamB, producing the protein MKYVNAGGSPSFSPTRNVARFAAVALCAVALSGCSTVKGWFGGGKKDDGKPNEPTELTDITPSVKVDKIWSVNAGKGEDRIGVRQGPTVADGRVYAAAIKGGVHAYDLQTGKEVWHYVPKREDKDKKDKDIRLSGGPGAGDGLVVIGGLDGEVIALDAATGAEKWKAKVSNEVIAAPTIGLGMVFVRSNDGRVTAFDAASGERRWFWSHEVPMLSVRGNGSPTLGPGYVFVGNDDGTINALAANDGRPTWDAPVALPEGRSELDRMADVDGAPVLEGTVLYATSFKKRTVAIDAPSGRPIWVSDHGGVGRLGIGSDRLIVADPTGLVFGLDKASGSALWQQPSLARRNLSGAAVQGDYAVVGDYDGYIHWLKLDTGEFAARARVGGKALRANPVVVDGVLVVQNVEGELTAFKLQ; encoded by the coding sequence ATGAAGTACGTTAATGCGGGTGGTTCGCCGTCGTTTTCCCCGACCCGTAACGTCGCCCGCTTCGCTGCCGTCGCCTTGTGCGCGGTGGCGCTGAGCGGCTGCTCGACGGTCAAGGGCTGGTTCGGCGGCGGCAAGAAGGACGACGGCAAGCCCAACGAGCCGACGGAGCTCACCGATATCACGCCCAGCGTCAAGGTCGACAAGATCTGGTCGGTCAATGCCGGCAAGGGCGAAGACCGGATCGGCGTGCGCCAGGGCCCGACGGTGGCCGACGGCCGCGTCTACGCCGCGGCGATCAAGGGCGGCGTGCACGCCTACGACCTGCAGACCGGCAAGGAAGTCTGGCATTACGTGCCCAAGCGCGAAGACAAGGACAAGAAGGACAAGGACATCCGCCTGTCCGGCGGTCCCGGTGCGGGCGACGGCCTGGTCGTGATCGGCGGCCTGGACGGCGAGGTGATCGCGCTCGACGCGGCCACCGGTGCCGAGAAGTGGAAGGCCAAGGTCTCCAACGAAGTCATCGCCGCGCCGACGATCGGCCTGGGCATGGTGTTCGTGCGTTCCAACGACGGCCGCGTCACCGCCTTCGACGCCGCCAGCGGCGAGCGCCGCTGGTTCTGGAGCCATGAAGTGCCGATGCTGTCGGTGCGCGGCAACGGTTCGCCGACCCTGGGCCCGGGCTACGTCTTCGTCGGCAACGACGACGGTACGATCAACGCCCTGGCCGCCAACGACGGCCGTCCGACCTGGGACGCCCCGGTCGCGCTGCCGGAAGGCCGCAGCGAACTGGACCGCATGGCCGACGTCGACGGCGCTCCGGTGCTGGAAGGCACGGTGCTGTACGCGACCAGCTTCAAGAAGCGCACCGTCGCCATCGACGCGCCCAGCGGCCGTCCGATCTGGGTCAGCGATCACGGCGGCGTCGGCCGCCTCGGCATCGGCAGCGACCGCCTGATCGTGGCCGACCCGACCGGCCTGGTGTTCGGCCTCGACAAGGCCAGCGGCAGCGCCCTGTGGCAGCAGCCCTCGCTGGCGCGCCGCAACCTGTCCGGCGCGGCGGTGCAGGGCGACTACGCCGTGGTCGGCGACTACGACGGCTACATCCACTGGCTCAAGCTCGACACCGGCGAGTTCGCCGCCCGCGCCCGGGTCGGCGGCAAGGCCCTGCGCGCCAACCCGGTCGTCGTCGACGGCGTGCTGGTGGTGCAGAACGTCGAAGGCGAGCTGACGGCGTTCAAGTTGCAGTGA